A section of the Archocentrus centrarchus isolate MPI-CPG fArcCen1 chromosome 20, fArcCen1, whole genome shotgun sequence genome encodes:
- the eci2 gene encoding enoyl-CoA delta isomerase 2 isoform X1, translating to MESVALRCSAAWRFAALRSSVTSISPSLRVRTSSVRSTIPSLRFHTAASPMMGVTVEQFEQAKNKLSTLKKDPGNEVKLKIYALFKQATQGPCNTPKPGMLDFVNKAKWDAWKSLGSISQDEARQQYCNVIGSLLEAEAGSSAQVAAKPAGSGATYETLLVTTEDDITTIKLNRPAKKNAITTEMYNEIIAALEQAAKDDSVITVFTGAGDFYCSGNDLTNFTKITEDGVQEMARRGGELLRKYVKAYIDFPKPLVAVVNGPAVGVSVTVLGLFDVVYATERATFHTPFSQLGQSAEGCSSYTFPKLMGAAKASEMLLFNKKLTAAQACELGLVTEVFPDSSFQLEVWTRLKAYAKLPPNSLALSKQLIRSMEKEHLYAVNDAEVELLVERWTSDECINAVMSFFSAKAKL from the exons ATGGAGAGCGTCGCTCTGAGGTGCTCCGCTGCCTGGCGCTTTGCTGCACTAAGAAG CTCCGTCACATCCATCAGTCCCAGTCTGAGGGTCCGCACCAGCTCCGTCAGGTCCACCATTCCCAGTCTGAGGTTCCACACTGCAGCGTCTCCCATGATGG GTGTGACGGTGGAGCAGTTTGAGCAGGCGAAGAACAAACTGTCGACGCTGAAGAAAGACCCGGGCAACGAGGTCAAACTGAAGATCTATGCCCTCTTCAAGCAG GCCACCCAGGGTCCCTGCAACACTCCCAAACCAGGAATGCTGGACTTTGTCAACAAAGCCAAGTGGGATGCATGGAAGTCTCTGGGCTCCATCTCACAG GATGAAGCCCGACAGCAGTACTGCAATGTGATTGGCTCCCTGTTGGAGGCAGAGGCCGGTAGCTCTGCCCAGGTGGCTGCAAAGCCAGCTGGGAGCGGGGCGACCTACGAGACGCTGTTGGTCACCACAGAGGATGACATCACCACCATCAAACTGAACCGACCAGCCAAGAAGAACGCCATCACGACGGAG ATGTACAACGAGATCATCGCTGCTTTGGAGCAAGCAGCGAAAGACGACTCTGTCATCACCGTCTTTActg GCGCCGGTGATTTCTACTGCAGCGGAAACGACCTCACCAACTTCACCAAGATCACAGAGGACGGGGTGCAGGAGATGGCCAGACGCGGTGGAGAGCTGCTCAG GAAGTACGTGAAGGCCTACATCGACTTCCCGAAGCCGTTGGTGGCCGTGGTGAACGGACCGGCGGTGGGCGTCTCCGTCACTGTGTTGGGGCTCTTCGATGTGGTCTACGCCACAGAGAGG gcCACCTTCCACACTCCGTTCAGTCAGCTGGGCCAGAGCGCTGAAGGCTGCTCCTCCTACACCTTCCCCAAACTAATGGGTGCTGccaag GCCAGCGAGATGCTGCTGTTCAACAAGAAGCTGACGGCGGCTCAGGCCTGTGAACTCGGTCTGGTCACTGAGGTTTTCCCCGACAGCAGCTTCCAGTTGGAGGTGTGGACTCGACTGAAGGCCTACGCCAAGCTGCCCCCCAAT TCTCTGGCTCTGTCCAAACAGCTGATCCGCTCGATGGAGAAGGAGCATCTCTACGCCGTGAACGACGCGGAGGTGGAGCTTCTGGTGGAGCGCTGGACGTCAGACGAGTGTATCAACGCCGTCATGAGCTTCTTCTCGGCCAAGGCCAAGCTGTGA
- the eci2 gene encoding enoyl-CoA delta isomerase 2 isoform X2, producing MESVALRCSAAWRFAALRSSVTSISPSLRVRTSSVRSTIPSLRFHTAASPMMGVTVEQFEQAKNKLSTLKKDPGNEVKLKIYALFKQATQGPCNTPKPGMLDFVNKAKWDAWKSLGSISQDEARQQYCNVIGSLLEAEAGSSAQVAAKPAGSGATYETLLVTTEDDITTIKLNRPAKKNAITTEMYNEIIAALEQAAKDDSVITVFTGAGDFYCSGNDLTNFTKITEDGVQEMARRGGELLRKYVKAYIDFPKPLVAVVNGPAVGVSVTVLGLFDVVYATERATFHTPFSQLGQSAEGCSSYTFPKLMGAAKASEMLLFNKKLTAAQACELGLVTEVFPDSSFQLESLALSKQLIRSMEKEHLYAVNDAEVELLVERWTSDECINAVMSFFSAKAKL from the exons ATGGAGAGCGTCGCTCTGAGGTGCTCCGCTGCCTGGCGCTTTGCTGCACTAAGAAG CTCCGTCACATCCATCAGTCCCAGTCTGAGGGTCCGCACCAGCTCCGTCAGGTCCACCATTCCCAGTCTGAGGTTCCACACTGCAGCGTCTCCCATGATGG GTGTGACGGTGGAGCAGTTTGAGCAGGCGAAGAACAAACTGTCGACGCTGAAGAAAGACCCGGGCAACGAGGTCAAACTGAAGATCTATGCCCTCTTCAAGCAG GCCACCCAGGGTCCCTGCAACACTCCCAAACCAGGAATGCTGGACTTTGTCAACAAAGCCAAGTGGGATGCATGGAAGTCTCTGGGCTCCATCTCACAG GATGAAGCCCGACAGCAGTACTGCAATGTGATTGGCTCCCTGTTGGAGGCAGAGGCCGGTAGCTCTGCCCAGGTGGCTGCAAAGCCAGCTGGGAGCGGGGCGACCTACGAGACGCTGTTGGTCACCACAGAGGATGACATCACCACCATCAAACTGAACCGACCAGCCAAGAAGAACGCCATCACGACGGAG ATGTACAACGAGATCATCGCTGCTTTGGAGCAAGCAGCGAAAGACGACTCTGTCATCACCGTCTTTActg GCGCCGGTGATTTCTACTGCAGCGGAAACGACCTCACCAACTTCACCAAGATCACAGAGGACGGGGTGCAGGAGATGGCCAGACGCGGTGGAGAGCTGCTCAG GAAGTACGTGAAGGCCTACATCGACTTCCCGAAGCCGTTGGTGGCCGTGGTGAACGGACCGGCGGTGGGCGTCTCCGTCACTGTGTTGGGGCTCTTCGATGTGGTCTACGCCACAGAGAGG gcCACCTTCCACACTCCGTTCAGTCAGCTGGGCCAGAGCGCTGAAGGCTGCTCCTCCTACACCTTCCCCAAACTAATGGGTGCTGccaag GCCAGCGAGATGCTGCTGTTCAACAAGAAGCTGACGGCGGCTCAGGCCTGTGAACTCGGTCTGGTCACTGAGGTTTTCCCCGACAGCAGCTTCCAGTTGGAG TCTCTGGCTCTGTCCAAACAGCTGATCCGCTCGATGGAGAAGGAGCATCTCTACGCCGTGAACGACGCGGAGGTGGAGCTTCTGGTGGAGCGCTGGACGTCAGACGAGTGTATCAACGCCGTCATGAGCTTCTTCTCGGCCAAGGCCAAGCTGTGA